The DNA sequence CCCCCAAATTGATTTCAGCTGGAAGAAATAAAAGCTCTCTCTCGATTTCTCCCAAACCTCACCTCTTCCTTTGATCTTGTTCTTGATACTCAATCCTAACAACATGTTTCTTATCAAGTTTGGTTATAACTTTCATCTGTTTTTTTGGTTACCGAGTGCTTTAGATATCagttgcaaaataaaatatgttctTATCAATTACTATAACTTTTTAgtgtgtttttgtttcttaGGCTGTGTTTGGTATATGGAATTAGAGGTgcggaattggaattggaacctccaattccaaatctagtgtttgatatcataaaaatttttttggatacaatttgaaaattccatataaaaatgagtggaattttaaatatttattaaattacacaCACAATGCATACATTcttacacacactgcacacacacacgctgcagacacattcacacacacaatcATCACGGGGAATTTTTGTTACATCGACTGCAATATAAGCTACCTAATACAATATAAAGAGATTCATTAATATTCCAATCTTCAATCTCAGATATGGCATAGAACCAAGTCTTGATCATCTTATTTGAGTCTACTATAAATGTGTCTATATTATGATACACTTTCATATAACACTAACGGATGTGTGTCTGATGATGATGTGAAAGCACTCTTATAACTATTTGTCCATGTGTACTCAGTGTCTGAAATCATTGCGGGCATATCTCCAAAAGATCTCACATCTTCTGATTCAACATTAACACTACTCGACATTTCAGATATCCTAAAACTTTCCAATTCAGTAGCAACTTCTTTCATAGTTGGTCTCATTCTCCCTTTAGAGTGCAAACATCTTTGTGCAAGCTTTGCAACTAGGATCACCTCCTCCTTTCTTCCTTGCTCCCGAACTTGTGGATCTAAAATCGTATCCATGCATTCTTCTTCCATGCATGCAAGGAACCGTGTTGCTAGACCTCTTTCCTCTTCTGTTTTATCAAGAGATATTGGCCTTTGCCCAGTAAGAAGCTCGACAAGAACTACCCCAAAACTATAAACATCACTTCTTTTCTGTGAATTGACTCGACCGAAAATATTCTGGATCTAAATATCCAAACGTCCCTTTAACCACAGTAGTTAAGTGAGTCTGATCTGTAGCAACGGACCTCGATGTTCCAAAATCTGATACTTTGACAACATACTTTTCATCAAGGAGGATATTTCTTGACTTAATATCCCTGTGATAGATAGGCACAGAAGATGCAGAGTGTAAGTACGCTACTGCCCCTGCTATGTCTGCTGCAATTTTCAAACGCATGTTCCATGTACATGGAAATTCACTACTTGGATCATGTATTAGATCAAATAGTGTGCCGTTTGGCATGAATTCGTAAACAAGCAAAGGAACCTCAGTCTCCAAACAACACCCCAATAGTTTGACCACATTCCTATGATTGATctcaaaacaaatcaaggcatgataacacatctttcattctcatcaatatcattttaggacaatgtccttattttaaaagaaagcccacctcgtagGTTTAGCTCGATagattctcttctcctcgtttatcacgctgagagcgcgaagtatcacctttaaattaggcgtatcacaaatcagtttcaatcatggatcaatattatgcatgacCTCacgttttccctttttccctttgattattttcaaaatcatcaatatcaAAATCGAAGTATGATTAACATACCATTTTTATTCACATAATCATTCCAAAATCACCAATAATTCGTATCACACATGAgtgttccacacacacaacacatgcACACGAACAcaacacatgtgcacgccgatcgaggcgtgcacacacacacacacgatcGCAcctacacacacaacacatgcacacacatCCTTGTTTTCCCAAAATTCACCGATTAAAACCCCTTTCACTCGTTCTAGATGCATGTGGATTCAAGAatcaccgattaatcggtagaagaagaagagatcaataattaaagtaccttttccaaaagaacgaacggtagaaacaatgAACtagtcttgattcttcaataatctcttgaatttgacttgaattcttctcaattgatgaagaaatcttgaagaaacttgaagaaaatatggagagagtgggagagaagTAGGAGACGGTTTTTAGTAGTGGGAGGCGCCGATTTTGTGATGATTTAGGTTTAGGatttctctcctatttatagagtgccaaaaataatatccgaataattaaataaataattatttggaaGATATGGTAGAGATTTGAGGAGAAGTGGCGTTATTTTTGTTGAGAAGAAAGGGGAATTCGAATTTTGTAGGCTATTTTAATAGcctatgattaaatttgaatatttcacggagtagaataatatatcacggagcaagaataaaataaaatactccccaaTTAAAATAGGGAAGTGGCGTGTATTTGCCTTCTCTCCACaaggaattaaattcaaatcctaatttaattaggatatggcaagatatggtaagatatgctaggatattttagcatatttatatttattcatggaatagaataaataagggatcaataaaataataaaaataatccctCTCCCTTCTagatgagattttcgaaaatctcatgaaTATCAAAGGTGAatatttcgaaaattccatgtaggaattagagtatttggactttggatttaatttggataattatcccaaacaataattaaatccaagaataatattatttcttctccaataatgaaagggccgaaaattccacatgcttttaaaataatattcctattatttttctcactcatcccttaggaaaataaataattattctcccacaattatatttctccaCCTCAAATATCCACatattcaattcaatcaaTTCTCCACTTCCACATCATTTTCTCATCgtattgacctttcaacggccacgtcattttttccacatctttgactattcaatagccacgtcaacatttcaacaagttgactattcaactcaataaATATCCACATATGCAATTAGGTCACATAGACACTATGTAATTAATCaatcatcaaataattcacatatcatagcatttaaggcatttaatgcaaaaattttataacccgaaaattagggtttgaaaaagtggggcgttacattcCACCacccttaaaagaaatttcgtcccgaaatttggtacctcATGGAAAAAGTTCCGGGTACAGTTCCTTCATCTTGTCCTCAAGCTCCCATGTGGCTTCTTCATACTCGTGGTTCCTCCAGAGCACTTTCACGCTAGCAAtggatttatttctcaaattctgAACCTTCCGGTCCAAGATCATTTGGGGTTTCTCTTCATAGCTTAAGTCGGAATTCAACGCGACTTCTTCGTAGTGGATCACATGCTTTGGATCAAACACATATTTTCGCAACTGCGATACATGAAAGACGTTGTGCACATTTGCAAGACTTGGCGGTAAAGCCAATCGATAGGCTACGGGTCCTATTCCTTCTAGAATCTCGTAAGGCCCGATAAAACGTGGTTTCAACTTTCCTTTAACACCAAAACGTGTTATCCCTTTCGATGGGGACACTTTAAGAAAAACTTTATCACCGATTTGGAATTGTAAGTCGGTCCGTCTGACGTCAGCGTATGACTTTTGTCTGTCCTGAGCTTCCTTTATCCTCGCACGAATTTGTCGTACGACTTCTATC is a window from the Salvia hispanica cultivar TCC Black 2014 chromosome 1, UniMelb_Shisp_WGS_1.0, whole genome shotgun sequence genome containing:
- the LOC125224306 gene encoding wall-associated receptor kinase-like 1, whose amino-acid sequence is MRLKIAADIAGAVAYLHSASSVPIYHRDIKSRNILLDEKYVVKVSDFGTSRSVATDQTHLTTVKRSDVYSFGVVLVELLTGQRPISLDKTEEERGLATRFLACMEEECMDTILDPQVREQGRKEEVILVAKLAQRCLHSKGRMRPTMKEVATELESFRISEMSSSVNVESEDVRSFGDMPAMISDTEYTWTNSYKSAFTSSSDTHPLVLYESVS